A region of Sulfurimonas sp. DNA encodes the following proteins:
- a CDS encoding LptF/LptG family permease encodes MLAFKYISFHYLKYFLIILIALVMFLVGFDYMENADKLSSSANLVLIYLVYKIFFAIDMLLPLSLIFAMITTKIFLIRSNALVSFYSLGYTRVDVLRPFVVVATSVIVIFISLHAIPSFSRADEFSNNIRKNAAYLSPTRDLFFTYEDKYIYFSKMLPLQEKAEGIRVFSIKDNILKEVIVASSAMYRDGYWFIKDADVITKPDDMSFDSKGMGIKHQQGLNILKGFRPKILDQVYEGKVNFTITNAIDALLLLKDQGVNTDSIKGALYKIFIYPLFVPCLVVIIFFFVPISVRFLNVSLFSFGAILATLFVWGILFMLIELSNNKTISSETGVVTPVILLFFIAIRQWRKYRLAT; translated from the coding sequence TTGCTAGCATTTAAATATATATCTTTTCATTATCTTAAATATTTTTTAATTATATTGATTGCACTAGTAATGTTTTTGGTTGGTTTTGACTATATGGAAAATGCTGACAAACTATCATCATCAGCTAACTTAGTTCTCATATATTTAGTATATAAAATATTTTTTGCTATTGATATGCTTCTTCCTCTTTCTTTGATTTTTGCCATGATAACAACTAAAATTTTTCTTATCCGCTCGAATGCACTTGTTTCATTTTATTCATTAGGTTATACACGGGTTGATGTTTTAAGACCTTTTGTTGTTGTAGCTACTTCAGTAATAGTTATATTTATATCACTTCATGCCATACCTAGTTTTTCTCGTGCAGATGAATTTTCAAATAATATTCGCAAAAATGCGGCATATCTAAGTCCAACAAGAGATCTTTTTTTTACTTATGAAGACAAATATATTTATTTTTCTAAAATGTTACCACTGCAAGAAAAAGCAGAAGGTATAAGAGTTTTTAGTATAAAAGATAATATACTAAAAGAAGTTATAGTAGCTTCTAGTGCCATGTATAGAGATGGCTATTGGTTTATAAAAGATGCAGATGTAATCACAAAACCTGATGATATGAGTTTTGATTCTAAAGGTATGGGAATAAAACATCAGCAAGGACTTAATATTTTAAAGGGATTTAGACCTAAAATACTAGATCAAGTTTACGAAGGAAAAGTAAACTTTACAATTACAAATGCAATAGATGCCCTTCTTTTACTAAAAGACCAAGGTGTTAATACAGATAGTATTAAGGGGGCGCTTTATAAAATATTTATATATCCATTATTTGTACCTTGTTTGGTAGTTATAATATTTTTCTTTGTTCCCATCAGTGTAAGATTTTTAAATGTCTCTCTCTTTAGTTTTGGAGCAATTTTAGCAACACTTTTTGTTTGGGGGATTTTATTTATGCTTATAGAGCTATCAAATAATAAAACAATTTCAAGTGAAACAGGGGTTGTTACCCCAGTAATATTGCTCTTTTTTATCGCTATTAGACAGTGGAGAAAATATCGCTTAGCCACCTAA
- the lysA gene encoding diaminopimelate decarboxylase yields MNFKELASTYKTPLYIYDFDYMGEQYQELKDAFKARKSILAYAVKANSNLSVVQHFAKMGSGADCVSIGEVRRAFLAGIPAYKIIFSGVGKSDDEIREAIQKEILYINVESEAELKRVEVIAKELDKISRISIRVNPNIDPKTHPYISTGLHDNKFGVDIDTAKRMYIIANNSEYLDPIGVHFHIGSQLTHLEPIYESAVIVADMVRSLESIEIKLKFFDVGGGLGIKYKDEVTISPYEYAQAILGTLKGLDLTVICEPGRFLTANAGYFLTKVLYEKHNGNKKFVVVDGAMNDLLRPALYNAYHKIEAITDSTSDLRAIDIVGPVCESGDFFAKDYPLPKLEHNDLLVVHSTGAYGFSMGSNYNTRGRSAEIAVIDGESKLIRKRESFDDLIALEKEFIEE; encoded by the coding sequence ATGAATTTTAAAGAACTGGCATCTACATATAAAACACCACTTTATATATATGATTTTGATTATATGGGTGAACAATATCAAGAGTTAAAAGACGCATTTAAAGCAAGAAAATCTATCTTGGCTTACGCAGTAAAAGCAAACTCAAATTTGAGTGTTGTACAGCACTTCGCTAAAATGGGAAGTGGGGCTGATTGTGTTTCTATTGGAGAAGTGCGTCGTGCTTTTTTAGCGGGTATACCAGCATATAAGATTATTTTTTCTGGTGTTGGAAAGAGTGATGATGAGATTCGTGAAGCTATCCAAAAAGAGATACTATACATAAATGTTGAAAGTGAAGCAGAATTAAAACGAGTAGAAGTTATTGCAAAAGAACTAGATAAAATTTCTCGTATAAGCATTAGAGTAAATCCAAACATAGACCCAAAAACACACCCTTATATCTCAACAGGACTTCATGACAATAAATTTGGGGTTGATATAGATACAGCAAAGAGAATGTATATAATCGCAAATAATTCAGAATATTTAGATCCTATTGGAGTACATTTTCATATTGGTTCACAGCTTACGCATCTAGAGCCAATATACGAGTCAGCTGTTATTGTAGCGGATATGGTTCGTTCATTAGAGTCAATCGAGATTAAACTAAAGTTTTTTGATGTTGGTGGTGGACTTGGTATAAAATATAAGGATGAAGTTACTATATCACCTTATGAATATGCACAAGCAATATTGGGAACTCTTAAAGGTTTAGATTTAACTGTTATCTGTGAACCAGGAAGATTCTTAACTGCAAATGCAGGATACTTTTTAACAAAAGTTTTATATGAAAAACATAATGGTAATAAAAAATTTGTAGTGGTAGATGGAGCGATGAATGATCTTCTTCGTCCAGCACTATATAACGCTTATCATAAAATAGAAGCTATAACAGATTCTACATCTGATTTAAGAGCAATTGATATAGTTGGTCCAGTTTGTGAGAGTGGAGATTTTTTCGCAAAAGATTATCCATTACCTAAGTTAGAGCATAATGACTTGTTAGTAGTGCATAGTACAGGAGCTTATGGCTTTAGTATGGGAAGTAACTATAATACCCGTGGACGAAGTGCTGAGATTGCAGTTATCGATGGAGAGTCAAAACTTATACGAAAAAGAGAAAGTTTTGATGATTTGATAGCTTTAGAAAAAGAGTTTATAGAAGAGTAA
- a CDS encoding HAD-IIA family hydrolase: MYFIDVQGTLISDADKTPIVGSLEFIRSLNKQNTPYMIVTNNTKKSSYDFYEYLKSLGFEFEFSSYIDPLMILESCVPKESVAAYGSEAFMQTIQKMGYILNYENPKTVLVAIKEDFHADEYAQMIDFLLSGAKLIGMNETSIYAQNAKRYPGVGGILKMLEFSTSSSYKVVGKPSISFYEEALKKLNIQDISAKFNKITMISDDVKGDLGGAKELGMKTIFVTSGKYKTAQEIIPSLKEELRPDEIFANIQEILEQNKRESK, from the coding sequence TTGTATTTCATAGATGTTCAAGGTACTCTCATAAGTGATGCAGACAAGACTCCAATCGTTGGAAGTTTAGAATTTATTAGAAGTTTAAATAAACAAAATACACCATATATGATAGTTACAAATAATACAAAAAAGTCTTCTTATGATTTTTATGAATACTTAAAATCTCTTGGTTTTGAGTTTGAATTTTCTTCATACATAGACCCTTTGATGATTTTAGAGTCTTGTGTACCTAAAGAGAGTGTCGCTGCTTATGGCTCAGAAGCATTTATGCAAACAATTCAAAAAATGGGATATATTTTAAACTATGAAAACCCTAAGACTGTTCTAGTTGCCATAAAAGAAGATTTTCATGCAGATGAATATGCTCAAATGATAGATTTTTTACTAAGTGGTGCCAAATTAATTGGTATGAATGAAACTTCTATTTATGCTCAAAATGCCAAAAGATACCCTGGTGTTGGTGGTATATTGAAAATGCTTGAATTTTCAACATCAAGTTCATATAAAGTTGTTGGAAAACCAAGTATATCTTTTTATGAAGAGGCACTTAAAAAGTTAAATATACAAGATATAAGCGCAAAGTTTAATAAAATAACAATGATTAGTGATGATGTTAAAGGTGATTTAGGTGGAGCAAAAGAGCTAGGAATGAAAACTATTTTTGTAACAAGCGGAAAGTATAAAACAGCTCAAGAAATTATTCCATCTTTAAAAGAAGAGTTAAGACCAGATGAAATATTTGCAAATATTCAAGAGATTTTGGAGC